One window of Macrococcus sp. 19Msa1099 genomic DNA carries:
- a CDS encoding ABC transporter ATP-binding protein, with translation MKSFFEYYKPYKGLFMLDFGSAVFVGVLELIFPLMTSLFIDKLLPSKDWPNIVLGAVGLFLVFGFVTILKFIVTYWGHKLGTNIERDIRNELYQHMQRLNFGFFDRNKTGKLMGRLTNDLMDIGELAHHGPEEVFVAVMTVIGALIIMLTIDVKLALITFCIVPLIFALTLYFNRKMTTQFRRLFGNVSAFNDVISETIGGIRLVQAFTNERYENERFKETNEDFRRTKLKAYNYMSWNTSIGYISQKFTLIIVLILGCYFVLQNMMSYGEFVAFIMITDILFKPLQSINLIIELFPKGIAGFSNFKEIMATEPAVKDSAHAVSFEQVPEEIVYDHVTFKYGEQTILDDLSFSIQRGEHIALVGPSGGGKTTICSLLPRFYDPSHGKITMNGQNIKDYTLASLRKQIGIVQQDVFLFSGTLKENIAYGNLEATDEEIMWAVEQAQLKAFVDTLPEGINTIVGERGTKLSGGQKQRVSIARMFLKNPPIIILDEATSALDVETENRIQAAFKRLSEGRTTLTIAHRLSTIRDVDRILFIENGRIVESGSHDDLIAQQGKYYRLQQAQYAQVMS, from the coding sequence ATGAAATCATTCTTTGAATACTACAAGCCGTATAAGGGTTTGTTTATGCTGGATTTTGGTTCAGCGGTATTTGTCGGCGTACTGGAGCTCATCTTTCCATTAATGACGAGTTTGTTTATTGATAAGCTGTTACCGTCGAAAGACTGGCCGAATATCGTGCTTGGTGCGGTCGGCTTGTTTTTAGTGTTCGGGTTTGTCACGATCCTTAAATTTATCGTGACTTACTGGGGGCATAAGCTCGGGACAAATATTGAACGTGATATCCGGAATGAACTGTATCAGCATATGCAGCGTCTGAACTTCGGATTCTTTGACCGTAATAAGACAGGAAAGCTCATGGGTCGGCTGACGAATGATCTGATGGATATCGGTGAACTTGCGCATCACGGTCCTGAAGAGGTGTTCGTTGCCGTGATGACGGTCATTGGTGCGCTGATTATTATGCTCACGATTGATGTAAAGCTTGCGTTAATCACGTTTTGTATCGTACCGCTCATCTTCGCTTTAACGTTATACTTTAACCGTAAGATGACGACGCAGTTCCGCAGATTGTTTGGCAATGTATCTGCGTTCAACGATGTCATCAGTGAGACAATCGGTGGCATTCGTCTAGTACAGGCATTCACGAATGAACGTTATGAGAACGAACGTTTTAAAGAGACGAATGAAGACTTTAGACGTACGAAATTAAAGGCGTATAACTACATGTCGTGGAACACATCGATTGGTTATATCTCACAGAAGTTTACATTGATCATTGTATTGATATTAGGCTGTTACTTCGTACTACAGAATATGATGAGCTATGGAGAGTTCGTTGCATTTATTATGATTACGGATATATTATTCAAGCCGTTACAGTCGATTAACCTGATCATCGAACTCTTCCCGAAAGGTATTGCTGGATTTAGCAACTTCAAGGAGATTATGGCGACAGAACCTGCTGTTAAGGATAGCGCTCATGCCGTAAGCTTCGAACAAGTACCGGAAGAGATTGTCTATGACCATGTGACGTTCAAGTACGGCGAACAGACGATTCTTGACGATCTATCGTTTTCAATTCAGCGCGGGGAACATATCGCACTTGTCGGACCGAGTGGTGGCGGCAAGACGACAATCTGTTCATTGCTGCCGAGGTTCTATGATCCATCGCACGGCAAGATTACTATGAATGGACAGAATATAAAGGACTATACGTTAGCATCTCTGCGTAAACAGATTGGTATCGTGCAGCAAGATGTATTTCTCTTTAGCGGCACATTAAAAGAGAATATCGCGTATGGGAATTTGGAAGCGACAGATGAGGAGATTATGTGGGCAGTAGAACAAGCCCAGCTGAAAGCGTTTGTTGATACGTTGCCAGAGGGTATAAACACGATTGTAGGAGAACGCGGTACGAAGTTATCAGGGGGGCAGAAGCAGCGTGTTTCTATTGCGCGTATGTTCTTGAAGAACCCGCCGATTATTATACTGGATGAGGCGACAAGTGCGCTTGACGTTGAAACAGAGAATCGTATACAGGCAGCATTTAAACGCTTATCAGAAGGGCGTACAACACTGACGATTGCCCACCGTCTGTCAACGATAAGAGATGTGGACCGAATTCTTTTTATAGAGAATGGGCGCATCGTTGAAAGTGGCAGTCACGACGACCTCATCGCACAGCAAGGTAAATATTATCGATTACAGCAGGCACAATATGCACAAGTCATGTCTTAA
- a CDS encoding STM3941 family protein gives MDELIVRKSIVKQAFVTFMSLGLTALGAFFLYIGIEYNTLFAILFGIFILLIFGFFTFHHIKLLIDGHDLVILNNKGFYDYSSAISTKDQLIKWTDVRDIALTTMGGKLFVSIEVENFHELLKSQNAMSKKAMRLNNKIGYKDINITTQNAKGMDANDLAIIMQDYHAKYGNAINYEAGELKHLKDL, from the coding sequence ATGGATGAATTAATTGTCAGAAAAAGTATCGTAAAACAAGCTTTTGTAACCTTTATGTCCCTCGGCCTTACTGCACTAGGCGCTTTTTTTCTATACATAGGAATCGAATATAATACATTGTTCGCCATTTTATTTGGTATTTTCATTTTATTAATATTCGGTTTCTTTACTTTCCATCATATTAAATTACTTATTGATGGCCATGACCTCGTGATACTGAACAACAAAGGTTTCTATGATTATTCCAGTGCAATCTCAACGAAAGATCAGCTCATTAAATGGACAGATGTCAGAGACATTGCATTGACAACTATGGGCGGGAAATTATTCGTGTCGATTGAAGTTGAAAATTTTCATGAATTGCTTAAAAGTCAAAACGCGATGTCAAAAAAAGCGATGCGTCTGAATAATAAGATTGGATACAAAGATATCAATATTACGACGCAAAATGCAAAAGGTATGGACGCAAATGACCTGGCGATTATAATGCAGGACTATCATGCAAAGTATGGTAATGCGATTAACTACGAAGCTGGCGAACTTAAACACCTAAAAGACTTATAA
- a CDS encoding GNAT family N-acetyltransferase produces the protein MLSFKETHNSADILEENARYIHYHTPSQLIKYYANYFEYKEMPTLELFKEDLSYQRDFHMKYHQQHLLFIFPDNELIPESIVAYAKSHGCNLEMMELYELKHPKQLRRNDEVICEVVTQDGPIFDDFLKVCATGEIEYGEDFVKLKDETHRRDLLKHNILQIVAYIDNMPAGKIEAIIEDKTVEIDDFYVIETYRKRGIGSRLQEAVYNLAHGKQVFLIADGNDTARDMYQRQGYEKIAERYELLLAPHSND, from the coding sequence ATGCTATCATTTAAAGAGACACATAATAGTGCGGACATATTAGAAGAAAACGCTCGTTATATTCACTACCATACGCCGAGCCAGTTGATTAAGTATTACGCAAACTACTTCGAATATAAAGAGATGCCGACGCTAGAATTATTTAAAGAAGATCTATCGTATCAGCGTGATTTTCATATGAAATATCATCAACAGCATCTATTATTCATCTTTCCTGACAACGAATTGATTCCGGAATCAATTGTCGCTTATGCGAAATCACATGGTTGTAACCTAGAGATGATGGAATTGTATGAGCTAAAGCATCCGAAGCAGTTAAGACGTAACGATGAGGTCATTTGCGAGGTAGTTACACAGGACGGACCAATATTCGATGACTTCCTAAAGGTCTGTGCTACAGGAGAAATCGAGTACGGAGAAGACTTTGTAAAGCTGAAAGACGAGACACATAGACGTGATTTGTTAAAGCATAACATACTACAGATTGTCGCATACATAGACAATATGCCTGCAGGTAAGATAGAAGCGATTATAGAAGACAAGACGGTAGAAATCGATGACTTCTACGTGATTGAAACGTATCGTAAACGTGGTATCGGGAGTCGTCTGCAAGAAGCGGTATATAACTTGGCACATGGCAAGCAAGTATTCCTTATTGCAGATGGAAACGATACCGCACGCGATATGTATCAGCGACAAGGTTATGAAAAAATAGCTGAACGCTATGAACTGTTGCTGGCGCCGCATTCAAATGATTAA
- a CDS encoding DUF5780 domain-containing protein, with amino-acid sequence MFSFKRIMTVVIAIALLGILGIISIPYVKGEREVFKSEKVNEQKSKTSETKKEEKSAASKLEEALKKQDVYAFDAKYVVQHDDLKALYPDMLQALVKNNTNKDIRDIQYGFVAWDKNGLPIKIKGSIDFGKSYLRGVNGDAVNIPAKGEFGKAHGFEIKANLGIDTFKPVVVSYTDFEGKKWDNPSLDEFMKVYEGKRLKDIKDGKKYVFYRNGKTKQPEKSETATLPEDLDQKKLDEISKNIEEKSKISKEELEAYLAYLRLMGFIAYLDAYEALYGIDDIYGYYEVEETDPSDYNFDDYDFEDYEEEDVDSSESDTEEWTDTEEDYDTESEEEDTDEPVTEESIEESIEEETIEDETIEEESSEEEPEEPSEETYDSETSVEEDTVE; translated from the coding sequence ATGTTTAGTTTTAAGAGAATTATGACAGTAGTCATCGCTATCGCATTGTTAGGAATCCTTGGGATAATTTCAATTCCATATGTAAAAGGCGAGCGAGAAGTATTTAAGAGTGAGAAAGTAAATGAACAGAAATCTAAAACAAGTGAAACAAAGAAGGAAGAAAAATCAGCTGCTAGTAAATTAGAAGAAGCGCTCAAGAAGCAGGATGTTTATGCGTTTGATGCAAAGTATGTGGTGCAGCATGATGACTTGAAAGCTCTATACCCTGATATGTTACAAGCGCTTGTTAAAAATAATACGAATAAGGATATTCGTGATATACAGTATGGTTTTGTAGCGTGGGACAAGAACGGATTACCAATTAAGATTAAAGGAAGTATTGATTTCGGAAAGAGCTACTTACGTGGTGTGAACGGAGATGCTGTAAATATTCCTGCGAAAGGTGAGTTCGGGAAAGCACACGGGTTTGAGATTAAAGCGAACCTTGGGATCGATACCTTTAAACCGGTAGTCGTCAGCTATACAGACTTTGAAGGGAAGAAATGGGATAATCCAAGTTTAGATGAATTTATGAAAGTATATGAAGGTAAACGATTGAAAGATATTAAAGATGGTAAGAAGTACGTGTTCTATCGAAACGGAAAGACGAAACAACCAGAAAAGTCTGAAACAGCGACTTTACCGGAAGATTTAGACCAGAAGAAGCTTGATGAGATCAGTAAGAACATTGAAGAAAAAAGCAAAATCTCTAAAGAAGAATTAGAAGCATACTTAGCATACCTTAGACTTATGGGATTCATTGCATACCTTGATGCCTATGAAGCGCTGTACGGGATAGATGACATTTATGGTTATTACGAAGTAGAAGAAACAGATCCGAGTGACTACAATTTCGACGACTACGACTTTGAAGACTATGAGGAGGAAGATGTCGACAGTTCAGAAAGTGATACAGAAGAATGGACTGACACGGAAGAAGATTATGATACTGAGAGTGAAGAAGAGGACACGGATGAACCTGTGACGGAAGAATCAATTGAAGAATCGATTGAAGAAGAAACAATCGAAGACGAGACGATTGAAGAAGAATCAAGTGAAGAAGAACCAGAAGAGCCATCAGAGGAAACATATGATAGTGAAACGAGTGTTGAAGAAGATACAGTGGAGTAG
- a CDS encoding response regulator transcription factor has product MKGFNVLIIEDDTIILHSLKRLLESKGLNIFINQTGENVIQQLVDMHLIIMDIMLPYDNGLSITQDIRKFSNIPIIFMSARNDIDTKLQGLSNGEDYITKPFHPLELIARVQNLLDKHYIDDVTTFHNFKIDTVNHIIYDASDEVIKLTKTEHKLFFYLFSNLNTVLTKEQLFDYIWFDEDKFDNLLNTYIKRLRSKLQDHDAKIIKTIYGIGYRMVSHEE; this is encoded by the coding sequence ATGAAAGGGTTTAATGTGCTAATCATAGAAGATGATACAATAATACTTCATAGTTTAAAGAGGCTTTTAGAATCAAAAGGTTTAAATATATTCATTAATCAAACCGGAGAAAATGTTATTCAACAACTGGTTGATATGCATTTAATCATAATGGATATTATGCTCCCTTATGATAATGGGCTTTCAATTACGCAAGACATTCGGAAGTTCTCTAATATCCCTATTATCTTCATGTCTGCCAGAAATGATATTGACACAAAACTGCAAGGTTTGAGTAACGGTGAAGATTACATCACTAAACCCTTTCATCCACTAGAACTTATAGCTAGAGTTCAAAATTTATTAGATAAACATTATATTGACGATGTTACTACATTCCATAATTTTAAAATAGATACTGTTAATCACATTATATATGACGCATCAGATGAGGTTATTAAATTAACCAAAACTGAACATAAGCTTTTCTTTTATTTATTCAGTAATTTGAACACTGTACTAACGAAAGAGCAGTTATTTGACTATATTTGGTTTGATGAAGATAAATTCGATAATCTATTAAATACATATATTAAGAGACTACGTTCGAAACTACAGGATCATGATGCTAAAATAATTAAAACAATTTACGGAATTGGCTATAGGATGGTGTCACATGAAGAATAA
- a CDS encoding HAMP domain-containing sensor histidine kinase, translating to MKNKSLIRKYYFVMSVCIVLIPISFILLNYMFLFIHTTLFSMLNVDKKFSSSFLYVNFYLFYFLLLFIFVIIGAKFFKNTIKRITALDNTLEEIIYKDIYPNKIEVSKNSQDEINLLAQTINKLIDRLRHKEMLLDTNLKTKNEHIQQLSHDINTPLTAITLELYELADDYHIPDEKIEHIYSRINYTSQLVKKVSEATEVDLQNQYLFLDDINISQLLNKSLDKWQYLLEKKQITIMTNIVQNIIWNGDPLLYERLFDNILSNITHHSKTGEISIKLNNSQLIIEDYGVGFTVNSNPPQKSGSGIINSICERMNLGLIITSSKQGTKYVINLKNKSEVSYS from the coding sequence ATGAAGAATAAAAGTCTTATTCGCAAATATTACTTCGTTATGTCTGTATGTATTGTGCTTATTCCTATCAGCTTTATCTTACTTAACTATATGTTCCTGTTTATACACACCACATTGTTTTCAATGCTAAATGTAGATAAAAAGTTTAGCAGTTCATTTTTATATGTAAACTTTTATTTATTTTATTTTTTATTACTTTTCATTTTTGTTATTATTGGTGCTAAATTCTTCAAAAATACAATCAAAAGAATCACCGCGCTGGATAATACACTTGAAGAAATTATTTACAAAGATATTTATCCAAATAAAATTGAAGTATCAAAGAATAGCCAGGATGAAATCAACTTACTCGCTCAAACTATCAATAAATTAATTGATCGCTTAAGACATAAAGAAATGCTGCTTGATACAAATTTAAAAACAAAAAACGAACATATCCAGCAACTATCGCACGATATTAATACACCTTTGACAGCTATTACACTTGAACTTTATGAACTTGCAGACGACTATCACATCCCTGATGAAAAAATAGAGCATATATACTCTAGGATCAATTACACAAGTCAGCTTGTTAAAAAGGTGAGCGAGGCTACAGAAGTAGATTTACAGAACCAATATTTATTTCTGGATGATATAAATATTAGCCAGCTTTTAAATAAATCTTTAGATAAATGGCAATACTTACTTGAGAAAAAACAAATCACAATAATGACAAATATTGTTCAGAATATTATCTGGAATGGAGACCCGCTTTTATATGAGCGTTTATTTGATAATATCCTTTCAAATATTACTCATCATTCTAAAACAGGTGAAATTTCAATTAAATTGAATAACTCTCAGCTCATTATCGAAGATTATGGTGTTGGATTTACTGTTAACAGTAATCCTCCTCAAAAATCAGGTAGCGGTATTATCAATAGTATCTGTGAACGGATGAATTTAGGGTTAATTATTACGTCTTCTAAACAAGGTACAAAGTATGTGATTAATTTAAAAAACAAGTCAGAAGTATCATACTCCTGA
- a CDS encoding HAMP domain-containing sensor histidine kinase — MGIAFIIITLVCIASVVLNAMYHYDLKRIARQLTEVSHRAHTNERIRTETHLKRVNDVTDGINGLIDKQISERVHYQKDLQAQKEEWANVSHDLRTPLTSLRGYMEVIQKETMTEAERTHYLTIMERKIDDLIERINTFYDVSLIESESIQLEREYIAINSIINDVLLLYFREIEHKDLDIQITETTHEIYIDKQATLRIINNVIVNALRFAERYIHIHYEQSGDKLIVTIENDTKEKVTNPATLFERSVMGDSSRQGTHNGLGLYIVKKLMELQDGTAHIEVDEQVFKMQLMFEN, encoded by the coding sequence ATGGGTATCGCATTCATTATTATAACGCTTGTATGTATCGCATCTGTAGTACTGAATGCGATGTACCATTATGACCTGAAGCGTATTGCACGGCAGTTAACAGAAGTGAGTCATCGAGCACACACAAACGAACGCATCCGCACGGAGACGCATTTGAAAAGAGTGAACGACGTAACAGATGGTATTAACGGACTGATTGATAAACAAATATCAGAACGTGTACACTATCAGAAGGATCTGCAGGCTCAAAAAGAAGAGTGGGCGAACGTGTCACATGACCTTAGAACACCACTGACATCACTTCGTGGATATATGGAAGTGATACAGAAAGAGACAATGACAGAAGCGGAGCGTACGCATTACTTAACGATAATGGAACGTAAAATAGATGATCTGATAGAACGTATCAATACATTCTATGATGTGTCGTTAATAGAATCTGAAAGTATTCAATTAGAGCGTGAATATATAGCGATTAACAGTATTATCAATGATGTCCTGCTGCTCTACTTCAGAGAAATCGAACATAAAGACCTCGACATACAAATTACAGAAACAACGCACGAAATCTATATTGATAAGCAAGCAACCCTCCGTATTATTAACAATGTTATTGTTAATGCGCTCAGATTTGCAGAACGCTACATCCACATACACTATGAGCAATCTGGAGACAAGCTGATTGTAACGATTGAAAATGATACGAAAGAGAAAGTAACCAACCCAGCAACACTATTCGAACGTTCTGTAATGGGAGATTCGAGCAGACAAGGGACGCATAACGGACTAGGACTATACATCGTGAAGAAATTGATGGAACTGCAGGACGGCACTGCACATATTGAAGTGGATGAACAAGTATTTAAGATGCAGCTCATGTTTGAAAATTAA
- a CDS encoding ABC transporter permease, which yields MMNYMRSEAYKLLKTKGIYITYALCITLLILAALTLYYFGHNGKYFPYYRADFYYNNVFGMWLFIVMIGAVINSFLTNKESKRVLKQSISYGISRATIYFSKYLVALIAFTILCILGTIVLLTCGQLFFPKDTSAVEEFLLSLINFSPIILGAFSLVHALNMVIRRETTAIVSFIFILLGTSTVAYILTKINKAFDVFYNLTPKVLSDKVLSEFMNHNVELSADFWISSLIITSLSLFIGYRLFKKEDF from the coding sequence ATGATGAACTATATGAGAAGTGAGGCGTACAAGTTACTTAAGACAAAAGGCATCTACATCACTTATGCACTCTGTATTACGCTGCTGATACTTGCTGCACTGACACTTTACTATTTTGGACATAATGGGAAGTACTTTCCATACTATAGAGCGGATTTCTATTATAACAATGTGTTTGGAATGTGGCTTTTCATTGTGATGATAGGTGCAGTAATCAATTCATTCCTGACGAATAAAGAGAGTAAGCGTGTATTAAAACAAAGTATATCTTATGGGATTTCTAGAGCAACGATCTACTTCAGTAAATATTTAGTAGCGCTTATCGCATTTACCATCCTATGTATACTAGGTACTATTGTGCTGCTGACGTGTGGACAGCTGTTCTTTCCGAAAGATACGTCTGCAGTAGAGGAGTTCCTGCTCTCACTCATTAACTTCTCACCGATAATACTCGGCGCATTTAGTCTCGTACATGCACTTAATATGGTGATTCGAAGAGAAACAACAGCAATTGTATCATTTATATTCATCCTGCTTGGCACATCTACAGTAGCTTATATTCTCACTAAGATAAATAAAGCTTTTGACGTATTCTACAACCTCACACCAAAAGTGCTGAGTGATAAAGTGCTGTCAGAATTTATGAATCATAATGTAGAATTAAGTGCAGACTTCTGGATATCCAGTCTCATTATCACAAGTTTGAGCTTATTCATTGGCTATCGACTATTTAAAAAAGAAGACTTCTAG
- a CDS encoding ABC transporter ATP-binding protein encodes MESIIRTHQLEKTFKTNKGLKPVDFQLFKGEICAIIGKNGAGKSTFFKLLAGQLQPTGGEMAFFDYAAAESNRARKRMGFMIESPEFFADLTAYENLNYFRLQRGISSKDAVKRVIEAVDLSKYPATRFKEYSMGMKQRLGLALTLMAGPDYLVLDEPTNGLDAEGISDIRKLLLKLNKEQDITILISSHILSELQLVATRFLFIDKGQVIEDISREELHNRNRKSLKLIVDHPSRAARVLEESFADLKYTVLPDNTLKLDNHVEDAAQINRILMQHDIDVKEIMTETNSLEDYFLSLEVTP; translated from the coding sequence ATGGAATCCATCATCAGAACACATCAGCTCGAGAAGACGTTTAAAACGAATAAAGGCTTAAAACCAGTGGATTTCCAGTTATTCAAAGGTGAAATCTGTGCGATTATCGGTAAGAACGGTGCAGGAAAATCGACTTTCTTCAAACTGCTGGCAGGACAATTACAGCCAACTGGTGGAGAAATGGCTTTCTTCGATTATGCAGCAGCAGAGTCGAATCGTGCGCGTAAACGTATGGGATTTATGATTGAAAGTCCTGAATTCTTTGCAGATCTTACAGCTTATGAGAATTTGAATTACTTTAGATTACAACGCGGTATTAGCAGTAAGGATGCGGTTAAACGCGTGATTGAAGCCGTGGATCTCTCAAAATATCCTGCAACACGCTTTAAGGAATATTCAATGGGAATGAAACAAAGGCTTGGCTTGGCACTTACGTTAATGGCAGGCCCAGACTATCTTGTACTCGATGAACCGACAAATGGGTTAGATGCTGAAGGGATTTCAGATATTCGTAAATTACTGCTCAAGTTAAATAAAGAACAAGATATCACGATTCTAATATCAAGTCATATCTTGTCAGAATTACAACTCGTCGCAACGCGTTTTCTCTTTATCGATAAAGGTCAGGTTATTGAGGATATCTCGAGAGAAGAATTACATAACAGAAACCGTAAATCACTGAAATTAATTGTCGATCATCCATCACGCGCAGCACGTGTATTAGAAGAAAGCTTCGCGGACTTAAAGTATACAGTATTGCCGGATAATACGTTAAAACTGGATAATCATGTAGAAGATGCAGCACAGATTAACAGAATATTGATGCAGCATGATATCGATGTGAAAGAAATCATGACCGAGACCAATAGTCTGGAAGATTACTTCCTAAGCTTAGAGGTGACGCCATGA
- a CDS encoding response regulator transcription factor, whose translation MSKTYLKGEVMAHILIIEDDRDIADLLALTLSGHYDVTVAHDGKEGYMYIKEQAFDLILLDLMMPYMNGETLLGEIKHHTNTKVIIITAKHELEHKVNLLMLGADDYITKPFYQEEVLARVMVQLRNVEKGGSLITHRALELDTEKREVTLNNKGIQLTNSEFDILTILMKHPEVPLSKQKIFNALGNGTYVGDDNTVSVHVSNIRKKFSQITDEPYIKTVWGIGFMLI comes from the coding sequence ATGAGTAAAACTTACTTAAAAGGTGAAGTCATGGCACATATATTAATTATTGAGGACGACAGAGATATTGCGGATTTATTAGCGCTTACATTAAGCGGACATTATGATGTGACGGTGGCACATGATGGTAAAGAAGGTTATATGTATATTAAGGAACAGGCGTTTGATCTGATCTTGCTGGATCTGATGATGCCTTACATGAATGGTGAAACGTTGCTAGGCGAGATAAAGCATCATACAAATACGAAAGTGATTATTATTACGGCTAAGCATGAACTTGAACATAAGGTGAACTTGCTGATGCTTGGTGCGGATGATTATATTACAAAGCCTTTCTATCAGGAGGAGGTGCTGGCGCGTGTTATGGTACAGCTTAGGAATGTGGAGAAAGGGGGCAGTCTTATCACGCATAGAGCATTGGAGCTGGACACTGAGAAACGTGAAGTGACTCTGAATAATAAAGGGATTCAGCTTACGAATTCTGAGTTTGATATATTGACGATATTAATGAAGCATCCGGAAGTACCGTTATCAAAGCAGAAGATATTCAACGCACTCGGGAATGGGACGTATGTTGGTGATGATAATACTGTCAGTGTCCATGTATCGAATATACGAAAGAAATTCAGTCAGATTACTGATGAACCATATATTAAGACGGTATGGGGGATTGGATTCATGCTCATATAA
- a CDS encoding MIP family channel protein, producing the protein MKKYLSELLGTFVLVFFGTGTAVMASLNPDNNVGIFGIAFAFGLTVIAAAYAIGDISGGHLNPAISFAMFLDKRLSLKDFAIYSVFQTIGALLATTLIWAILKSFKTEIPFSYGANAPGDLTIWGAFLVEVILTFVFVFVVLSVTKTKFIAPSLAVLVIGFTLTMVHLIGIPLTGTSVNPARSIAPALFTGGEALSTLWIFIVAPLVGAAVAAVTHNYLES; encoded by the coding sequence ATGAAAAAGTATTTATCAGAACTATTAGGAACATTTGTATTAGTATTCTTCGGGACAGGGACTGCTGTTATGGCATCACTTAATCCAGACAACAACGTCGGTATATTCGGCATCGCATTTGCATTCGGTTTAACTGTTATCGCAGCAGCATACGCAATAGGTGATATCTCAGGCGGACATTTAAATCCAGCAATTTCGTTTGCGATGTTTTTAGATAAAAGATTATCACTTAAAGACTTTGCGATCTATTCAGTATTCCAGACAATCGGTGCATTACTTGCAACAACATTAATTTGGGCGATTCTTAAGTCATTCAAAACTGAGATTCCATTCTCTTACGGTGCAAACGCGCCTGGCGATTTAACAATCTGGGGTGCTTTCTTAGTTGAAGTTATCCTTACATTTGTATTCGTCTTCGTTGTATTATCAGTAACGAAAACGAAATTTATCGCACCAAGCTTAGCAGTACTTGTAATTGGATTTACATTAACGATGGTACATTTAATCGGAATTCCGTTAACTGGTACATCAGTAAACCCTGCAAGAAGTATCGCTCCAGCGTTATTCACTGGTGGCGAAGCATTATCAACATTATGGATCTTCATCGTAGCACCATTAGTAGGTGCAGCAGTAGCAGCAGTTACACATAACTATTTAGAATCATAA
- a CDS encoding DUF3169 family protein: MSKKKNSGFLKIMIGMAFGAIAGYSIPALYDAVRSLQATYNIRILWYIVPILFVIALYLYFKSIYQFKAMNSDINLSEDDRFIYQVTHHNKASANVVNAYHILLLSLCLSITILIEPETSHIIIFAVYFIACAIFYTFISKQTAKVLAAYPMITNSDVSIEFGDPNLMEKVIDGIDEGERLVMLRSLSKTYEIMILMLSVILMLLGIYQAATGENQYLAMFAIAAVLIYSTVVYYKKNEEFNR; the protein is encoded by the coding sequence ATGAGTAAGAAAAAGAATAGTGGATTTCTAAAAATAATGATTGGAATGGCTTTCGGTGCTATCGCAGGATACAGTATTCCTGCACTCTACGATGCAGTAAGATCACTTCAAGCAACATATAATATAAGAATCCTTTGGTATATCGTGCCAATATTATTTGTGATTGCCTTATACTTATATTTTAAGTCTATCTATCAATTTAAAGCGATGAACAGTGATATCAATTTATCTGAAGATGACCGGTTTATCTACCAAGTGACCCATCATAATAAAGCATCAGCAAATGTAGTGAATGCCTATCATATATTGTTATTATCGCTTTGTTTAAGTATAACGATATTAATTGAACCTGAGACGTCACATATTATCATATTCGCTGTATACTTTATTGCGTGTGCAATATTTTATACATTCATCAGTAAACAGACGGCTAAAGTGTTAGCGGCATATCCGATGATAACAAACAGTGACGTGTCAATCGAGTTTGGAGATCCAAATTTGATGGAGAAAGTGATTGATGGCATTGATGAAGGTGAACGCTTAGTAATGTTACGTTCATTATCAAAGACATATGAAATTATGATTCTCATGCTTTCAGTGATACTCATGCTGCTAGGAATATATCAAGCAGCTACTGGGGAAAATCAGTACTTAGCCATGTTTGCAATTGCTGCAGTACTTATTTATTCAACAGTTGTATACTATAAGAAGAACGAAGAGTTTAACCGTTAA